AGCGAACGTAACGCTCGATGCCGGCGGCAGCACGTTCACCTACATTCCGGCCTATGTCGACTTCAAGGCGGAATACCTTTATTTCAGCGGCTCCGCAGGCAACAAGCTCTATGTCTTCGACCGCGAGCGCCAGTTATCGCAGGAGCTCCGCTGGAACGGCAGTGTCGGGCCGGTGAAACTCACCGCTGGTCTGTTTTATCTGCATAACAAGACCAACTTTACGGACAGCCAATACCGCTACACGTCACCTACGGCGTTCACGCCCGTGCTACTCAACCTGACCGATCAGACTAACACCAACTATGCCGCGTTCGCTCAGGCGATCGTGTCGGTGACTGATAAGCTACGATTCACGGCCGGCGCGCGTTATTCGCGCGACAAGATCGAGGCGTCGGGCACCGGTGCCGCAGGCGTTCGGATCGCGTTCGACCGGGCGCAGTCGCGGCCCGACTATAAGCTCGGCGCCGACTACGACCTCGCCGACCGCGTGCTTGTCTACGCCAATCTCCAGTCCGGTTACATCGGATTCGGCTACAACCCGGATGCCGGGCCGACGGCCACCAACCCGATGAACCCAGTCGTTCCTGAATCTAAGCTCACCGCTATCTCCGGTGGTTTGAAGTCGCGGTTCTTCGACAATCGGCTGGAGCTCAACGTCGAGGCCTTCCATTATCTCTACAAGAACTTCCAGGCGATCCAGTTCGTGAGCGCCACCGGACTGTCGACCGTGCTCAACGCCGAGAAATCGACGATCTACGGCGTCGACGTCAATCTGCGTGCCCGTATCACGCCTACTTGGTCGATCAACGGCGCAATCGTGCTCCAGCACGCTCGCTACGATGATTTTGCGGGCGTCGGCTACAACTTCAACGGCAACCAGATGATCAATGCGCCCGACGTCAATCTGCAGGGGGGAATCGAGAAGCGCTTCGAACTGCCGGGTGGCGCGACGCTCACCGGGCGCGTCGACACGCAGTACGAGGACGGACACTACGGCGCCTTCAACAACCTTCCAACCCAGCGGCAAGATGCCTTCCATCGCACCGACGCCTCACTAACCTTCGCCCCCAGCAGCGACCGCTGGAACATCCAGTTCTACGTTCGCAACATAGAGGACGCCACCGTCTTCACGACGATCAACGGGGGGTCGGCGACCGCTGCCGCGAGCGGCGGCCTCGAGCCGCCGCGGACCTTCGGGGGACGACTCTCCATCAAGTGGTGAAGGCCCCGGCCGATAGACGCTGACTTGCAGCACGGCAGGGGACCCCAGGTCTCCTGCCGTACCGCTTTCAAGACGCCGCTGTCGATTGCGCGTTGA
This genomic stretch from Sphingomonas panacis harbors:
- a CDS encoding TonB-dependent receptor: MKTILRPTGVSAIAMVCAISAPAHAQMASPPVPAGTPETPQTTDTTGLTDIVVTARKTSENAQRAPASIVAVGGEELQTRGITDAISLGKILPSANLRAQGPVTQVFIRGIGTRSDLPNFQAASALLLNGVIIQRYGTFGLTYDLDRVESIAGPQGTLYGGSAAGGAINLYSQAPKDDFSGNVQASYGSYNALEVTGGQNLAVLDALSFRVAGIYKRRDSFYGNGLAAQNNWSGRISALVKPAEGLRAYVFYQHGHDTGKPITNLVPNPPADRNHPFRLPAVGVAGNPLNGSENYQDNRNDIVGANVTLDAGGSTFTYIPAYVDFKAEYLYFSGSAGNKLYVFDRERQLSQELRWNGSVGPVKLTAGLFYLHNKTNFTDSQYRYTSPTAFTPVLLNLTDQTNTNYAAFAQAIVSVTDKLRFTAGARYSRDKIEASGTGAAGVRIAFDRAQSRPDYKLGADYDLADRVLVYANLQSGYIGFGYNPDAGPTATNPMNPVVPESKLTAISGGLKSRFFDNRLELNVEAFHYLYKNFQAIQFVSATGLSTVLNAEKSTIYGVDVNLRARITPTWSINGAIVLQHARYDDFAGVGYNFNGNQMINAPDVNLQGGIEKRFELPGGATLTGRVDTQYEDGHYGAFNNLPTQRQDAFHRTDASLTFAPSSDRWNIQFYVRNIEDATVFTTINGGSATAAASGGLEPPRTFGGRLSIKW